A region from the Vicia villosa cultivar HV-30 ecotype Madison, WI linkage group LG3, Vvil1.0, whole genome shotgun sequence genome encodes:
- the LOC131657813 gene encoding protein DCL, chloroplastic-like has translation MIKDSVLIGLDYYNIIRPSTTRRTKTETFNLKTPLHFHSFKNPFSSRFILSLSYSFNNPRLFHSAFSSLKVVAASSDCADNLLEKSVISQWKGIGEEHCYEQEQDDNTKEEYKWVDLENQILEDVVPLVEFVKMILHSGLYEYGDRLNQEHEKIILEKLIPFHPESDKKIGCGVDYITIGCHPDFNDSRCMFIVQKDGKMVDFSYWKCIKGLIGKNYS, from the exons ATGATTAAA GATTCTGTTCTGATTGGATTGGATTATTATAACATAATAAG ACCTAGCACAACTCGGAGAACCAAAACTGAAACATTCAACTTAAAAACACCACTTCACTTTCACTCCTTCAAAAACCCTTTCTCTTCCCGATTCATTCTATCCCTTTCTTACTCCTTCAACAACCCTAGGTTGTTTCATTCTGCTTTCTCTTCTCTCAAAGTTGTTGCTGCTTCTTCGGATTGTGCTGACAATCTGCTCGAGAAGTCTGTTATTTCCCAATGGAAAGGAATTGGTGAGGAACATTGCTATGAACAAGAGCAAGATGATAATACTAAAGAAGAATATAAATGGGTTGATTTGGAAAATCAGATTTTAGAAGATGTCGTTCCTTTGGTTGAGTTTGTTAAAATGATTCTTCATTCTGGACT ATATGAATATGGCGATAGACTGAATCAAGAGCATGAGAAAATAATTCTTGAGAAACTGATACCGTTTCACCCAGAATCTGATAAAAAGATTGGATGTGGAGTAGATTATATAACG ATTGGATGTCATCCTGATTTTAATGACTCTAGGTGCATGTTCATAGTGCAAAAAGATGGCAAGATGGTTGATTTTTCATATTGGAAATGCATAAAGGGTTTGATCGGGAAGAACTATTCATAA